TGAAAAATTGCATAATCTACAGAGCGGCCTCTCACTGAAAACAATTGAGGCAGTTTCAGCACAGATTTCGCACCAAATCTGCATTGAAACCCATGCCAAAAATCCattatgtgaacatacccttgatAGGTAATCAACAAAGACATTAATATCTTGGTTATCACAGTCTGGTTAACAGGtggtaaaggggtatttccaactTAGAAAGTTATGGCTCAATCATTTTCTAATcataggggttgtctggtttcagaaGGAATGCACCTGCCAATCAGGTTCTTCCGGCCAGACGCTATTTACGCTATTGCGGCAGTGATATCGCAATGATAACACTTGACTGCTGCAGTTACTCGCTGGCCTTAGCAGTGCACCTGACGTGGCCATTGACTGCAGTGGACATGTGTTGTCAACTGGGTAGAAGAACTGGAGCGTAGACCTGCGATCGgtcaggtaagtacttacctgatCTTTATTTCACGTGGATCCCAAGGGTTATCTTGTTTGTTCCTAAcaccagacaaccactttaaggattatcaattttaatccaatttttttctccTTTGCTTTTTGCCCataactttaaaaacattttttggggttgaTGCAGATGTGGGCAGAAGTAATCTGCTGCCTATAAACAATAAATCTGTAGACAAGCAATCGCTAGCAGTAGCTCGTCTCCATACAGTGGGTCATTGCTGCCTGTAAATACAACTCTCACCTCTGGTCATAAtctggcaattatcaggaatgataaTAAGGGAAATAAGAGCCTCAGAACAGAACCATGAAGCAATGGAAGAAGATGACCTGACAACTCTcgtcacttaggctactttcacactggggttttgaattccgtttgtgagatctgtttcagggatctcacaaacggttcaaaacggatcagttcagccccaatgcattctgaatggataaggatctgatcagaatgcattagtttgtctccgttccgcctccattccgctctggatgcggacaccaaaacgctacttGCAGCCTTTTGGTATCCGCCTggtgatgcggagccaaacggatccgtcctgacttacaatgtaagtcaatggggacggatcaattttcactgacacaatatggtccaagttgaaaacggatccgtcccccattgactttcaatgtaagtcaggacggatccgttttgacttaggctcctttcacacgagcgagttttccacgcgggtgcaatgcgtgacgtgaacgcatagcaccagcactgaatcctgacccattcatttcaatgtacaTGAGcgctgtttttcacgcatcagttctgcgttgcataaaaatcacagcatgttctatattcagcatttttcacgcagccctggccccaaagaagtgaatggggctgcgtgaaaaacgcattgcatccgcaagcaagtgcgggtgcgatgtgtttttcactgatggttgctaagagttgtttgtaaaccttcagttttttatcacgcgcgtgcaaaacgcattgcacccgcgcggaaaaaactgaacgcaatcgcagacaaaactgactgaacttgcttgccaaatagtgcgagtttcactgaacgcaccctgaactaatccgtcatgctcgtaagaaaggggccttaggctgggttcacatgggcatcacgttttggctcaggatgcgtcccgggtgcattgcagcAAACCCGCGTGACTAGGTatccaatttcagtcagttttgactgtgattatGTTACGTAGTTCATTTTTtatcgtgcaggtgcaatgcgttttgcacgtgcgtgataaaaaactgaatgtggtacccagacccgaacttcttcactgaagttcaggtttgggttaggtgttgtgtagacctccggcagactgttccgtcgggtgaacagcctgtcggatccgtcctgccgctgtaCTAtttttgttataagggaaaataatagcattctttaatacagaatgcttagtacaaggttaattgagggttaaaaaaataaaattaacccacctcctccaattgatcgcgtagctgccggtctcctgttctttctccaggacctgtggtgacgtcactgagctcatcacatgatccatcaccacagtgatggaccatgtgattggaccatgtgatgtgacgtcactacaggtccttttagccggcagctcatgattaaagaagtaagaagagatcagcaactacgcgatcaagaggagaattCTGTattcaagaatgctattattttcccttataaccatgttataagggaaaaaattacAGTGAccagactgtcatcttagcaaccatacgtgaaaatcgcaccgcatccgcacttgcttgcggatgcttgcgattttcacgcagccccattcacttctatgataaACTTGTGATAAACACACAATAtaaagcatgctgtgattttcccgcaacgcacaagtgatgcgtgaaaatcaccgctcatgtgcacagccccatagatgtgaatgggtccggattcagtgcgggtgcaatgcgttcacctcacgcattgcacccgcgcggaaatctcgcccgtgtgaacccagccttagacccagcctttttttttttaagaataatgcaaacggatccgttctgaacagatacaagcgtttgcattataggtgcggatccgtctgtgcagataccagacggatcagcacctaacgcaggtgtgaaagaagccttacctggggaagagatggcaccaagatGGGAAGAGAGGCAGCcagtggaggcagtgtgatgctctGGACAATGTTCTGCTGGGAAAGCTTTGGTACTGACATTTATGTGAATATTACTTTGATACATGCCACCTTTCTAAACATTGTTGCAGGCCAGATGGGACCATCCCTTTAATGAGCAAATACAGTTCAACAGTTTTGTTATGTGCACAGATTTACCACCTATAACATTTTTCATGCATTACGCCACCTGAATCATTCATATTGTTATGTGTATGCTCTGATTCACTCCCTGTGCTTTGTATATTTTTCAGCAGCTGTAAGTGCACATTCTCCTTCTACTAGCATGGCATCATCTGCACAATACAGACAGCTGGTGAACGATTATGGTCCTCCATCTTTAGGATATACCCAGGTAAAATGCAACCTAGACTAAGAAAAATTATTCAAAGTGGACAACCCTATGTCACATGATTTTTACCAATAACATATGTTAGACATTATTACACAGTGACACCgtattttagaggaggaaaataaaaaaaaaatatttttcatcatatcagacccccatatcagatctttaGATCAGATCCCCATGAAACCTCTATGccatacccccatcagacctcagatcacacttcCGTGCCAGACCTCTATCAGAGATGAAATAAAGAACTTTACTTACCTCTCCTTCTCCACCGCTCCGCTCCAGGTCCCGCAATCGCTCCTCCAGTCACACTCCTTTGTCTTCTCTGGCccacgctgcactgtgacctgactgcatGCAGCGTTGGGTCATAGTGCGCTCACTATGTCCAGATGCTGTACGTGGTCAGGGCATGTAGTGCAGCGCGGCCCCACAGAAGAAGACAAGGGAGGGCGAGTACTGGCAGCGCCTCAGCTGCTCCCTGCACCTAAtgtatactagtgagcacttccataaatGAAGCAgtcactagtatttgctttataacaCACCCAGCCATTTTCCCCTCACTTTTGAGGGAAAacagctattttcacactagcggcacggacctccggcagactgttccgtcgggtgaacagcctgtcggattcgtcctgccgctagtgaacgtgtgcccccggactgccgctctatccccattgactataataggggcggggctgaggcacggcagcgcatggCGAGAGACTTCCGGAATAAATGTCGGCTATGTCGTAATTTTATTCTCGCTGTGCGCtcccggaactccgcccccgccccattatagtcaatggggaccgtgCGACAGTCTAGGGGgacacacgttcactagcggcaggacgaatccaacaggctgttcacccaacggAAAAGCCTGCCACAGGTCGGTGGCGCtattgtgaaattagccttataaggcgaaaaatgcagtaaaaaaaaaaaaaacattcactcTGAAGTCCTCAGACTCTGACATGTGGGTTCTTCATTGTGCACCAAGACCCCTTTCTAAGCAGTgttgttccatattttttttattaacctttTATTAACCTCATCCTGATTACCTCTGTGGTCATGTTCCTGAGGCCTGCACACCTTCTTTTTGTTATTTGGCAGTTTGCCTATATGCTATGTTACTGAGGCCCGCACACCTCCTTTTCACCATTTGGCATTTTGTCTATATACTATGTGATTCCAAATCATGGAACCTTTAACAAAAAGagattttaaaaaattcactCTAGAGCTCCAAGGGGCATATGTTAAAAAGGAAAAGTTCACTAGATCCGACTGTCCACCCTTCTCCTAATCTCTTAAATGGATTTTATGGAATAGTTGTTGCTCCACATTTTTTTGTCCTCTTGATTGGTACACCGCCAGTAGCACACAGACTCCTTCACTATCCACAGTGAGAAACCATCCGAGCCAGTTACAAACAAGTCGTTTTATACTCCACACTCACCAGAATGACATAAAAAAGCACTTTAAAAAAATCACACATGCATAGCTAATATGTTTGTCTGGATTGGCTGAGCCTGCATATTTATCTCAGTGGGAAGAGCGTAGAATTTGTGGTAGAATTTGTGTCCCAGGAAATCCAACACAACCAACGCTCCCTTCTTCCAGCATGAGATGTCAGCCCCTATACACATTCGACTGTTGGCTTATTGAATAGAAACTGGCAGGTATGGGCATCTTTAGCGGTGGCTGTGTAGAAACATTTCAAGGAAATCTGTTATCCCGATTTGGGACTATTATCTACAGTTATACCTGCATACTACTGtagatatggagtccagatcactatttatttttttcccactaccTCCCGTTCCCCGTGGTCAGCAttgaaagctgcactgaaatacacagtctggactgctgtgctgttctaacataatggagaggactcgtgCGCATGCACGGCAGTCCTGACCATGTATTTCAATGCACCTCTGAGCAGTGACAGCGGGGGAATGAGGGGcgtagtaggaaaataaaaattgtgatctggactccatatcctcagtactactcatgtattactgtagataatggtccaaGGTTTTGTGTGATTTTACAATGATGataggctataatggcatctgtttAATGGATACATCATAAAAAGCCCATGACATATGCTTAACGGATTCCATTACTGCCtatggctacttttacactaggcagaggaacagcctgctggagttgtCTGGATCCAGCCTAGCCAGATACTGCGCGCAATGATATTTGTCCGACTGTGTCCGGTAGAAATGCCGGATTCCCACAGGAtcccattacagtctatggggtCCGACAGGCATGCAGCACTATCCGtctatgctggatccagagaactcCGGCAAGCTCTTCCTCTGCCCATACTAATCTATCTGTGATGCATGCCACCGCTAGGTATACATCACAGCCTATATAACATATACGTCTAGAGTTTTTCTCAGCTTATATGTCAAACAGAGAAAAATAACGCAATGTGCACAGGGCCTAATAATGTTAAAAACCAACAGCCACTAACCACGTTGTGGATCCATTGGCATCAGCCGCTTGCATAATAAATAACCCCCAACATATCCAGGTCACTGAATAGCATGATAACTCATTTTTCCAAATGTCTATGTCCGTATTTCACTATTGCTTCATATGGTTGATAGTAAAAACCTAATTCTGCATTTGTGTTAGCATTATTCAAACTTTGCTCTTCTTTCAATTCCTATTTTATTGCAGGGCACTTCTATTAATCAGGCACCTCAAAGCAAGTATGCTGAACTCCTTGCCATCATAGAGGAGCTAGGTAAAGAAATTAGACCAACGTATGCTGGCAGTAAAAGTGCCATGGAGAGATTAAAACGAGGTAAGAATGTGTTTGACTTATAGTTAAGGCAAGATCTATTAAATATAGCAATTTTAGACTGCAACACCAATGTCTTGCTCCTATACTACCGCTACTGGCAGTAGCAAACAAATGCGTGTATATGAATAACAATAAGCTGGGGCTgtggtgcacaaaatggctggagCACTTGTTGAGAATCACTACCAGCTGGTGCTTTTCAGGGGGATTAATAACTCTTCATTACCAATTTACTTGCTCCCGCTTTGCCTCCCAACACTCTCAAGTTTGAGCCTATGGGCACCAGGTCTCTTTCAAGTGCCTTTCCAAAATAGCACTGGCTCCATTTCCCAGACAACTCTTACCACTCCTCCTCAGGGAATCTCTCAACTCCAATGAGTGAGGTCCCTGTTCCCCTGAAGTTATCCTGGCCTTCAGACAGATATACTGCTCTCCCAGATGCAGGGGCTACTGTAGAAAGAACTGACTAAGGTCTTTGCAAGCATCACTGCTGAGCTCCCTAGAGACGTCAGAGACATAGGCCAACACATGGAGCACTAGAAGAAAATGCCCTTAAACTATTACAAGGTGGCATACGTTATGGTATCTGGAAATCCTGCAACAGCAGATTTGATAACAATGGGGATTCACCTTCAACCTAATATTCACCTACCAGGACACAGACCATGCTATCCTATCTCCAGAGAGAGCCTAACACTGCTTTGACTGCCTGCCCTTCATCAACCATCTTCACATCCAAAATATCATGCAGTGTCTCCATCCCTATATCTTCTTCAGCCAAGTCACTCCTCGACAGCAATTTCTGATCTTGCAGTGATCTCTAGTAGCATCTCTCTTGAACGCTGTTTTCTATTTTGATTATTTCTCCCATAACCCCTTCCACCGATTTATTTTACTCTATTGTAGGGCAGCCAAACTTAACTCCTCTGGAATATAGCCCTAGCTGCCATATCAAATGGCTCTGAAAATTGTGTCCTATTCAGGGCTTCAATTCCCCCAACTGGTTCTGGTGACCATTATTACCTACTAAGCCCCTGGAGAGATCCATTCTTAGTTGAAACATGAGGAAACCAACAGGGTGGCCACTGTGATTATGTGAGAAAGTTCCATGTGCGTTGTGAACTCACGCTTGGCCAAAATTTCTACATCTTTCTCACCATCCTTAGCACCTTACAGCATTTGTGGAGCGGGTCCACCACCATCTAACTGAAGCCTCGCACAAGGTCAATCCTTCTAAAGATTATGCAATACTTCTCAGCGTACCATTTGCTCTATACTAGAATACACCATATAATGTCCTCATTCTCCCTACCATATCAGATCACAACGTATAAACTTCTGTCTACGCCTCAAACCACATCTTAAAGCAATAACCTCTCCTTGATTTAGTATACTCAACCAGTTTGgggtgtgtccttgcacagtctaccactggcagcactgattggcccatcccccaactggtaacacccagctggaccgtCACTACCATTAATAGAAGAATGGTACAACACAGAGttgtaagaatagatgctccagaattattacacggggaatgcaagtagttactaaaacagacatgacagGTCTTCTTTGAGTCATACAAAAAAGGTAAAGTAGAGCTCCAAGTAAACTGTTAACACTTAgagtatttttctatatattgGGGCTCATTTAATAAAGACTGGTGTATCACACAGTAAAACCCCCTGCATGAGTAAAATACATCTAATGTATTAATAGGTAAATGTCTcaaattatttatctgtgatgttCGTGTGGAAGAATCTGAACCTACACCACTTATGACTGATGCCAGGTTCCTTGTGTAAATTATTGTAAATGTATCGGCCCATGGTGGCCCTTTCCAAAAAAAAATGGCAAGAACAGCAGTGAAAggcaaaaattcacaaatttgcatCTATTGtaaccagaaaactggtgtacagCCTTTGTAAATTTTCCCCATTTCTTCTTCCTCAGGAATCATCCATGCAAGAGGTTTGGTACGAGAATGTTTAGCTGAGACAGAGCGAAACGCCAGGTCCTAGCCATGCAAATGCCTGCCTCTCTGAAGCATACAAAGCTAATtctggattctttttttttttttaaacttcaggGCAGTCTTTCTGAATATTTAGCCAGTGGGGTTCACTAACTCTGGGGATCCCTGTAATGTACTGTAAAGCTGCTAAACACAAGATGCAATTTTTACCTAGCAGACAGAATTTCCATGTACAGTAAAGTATTTAAGGCTCTCTGGTTCTTTTTCTAAGAGTCCAAGGAAATTCATGATTCCTTGGAACATAAGCtaccatacaggtgaaactcaaaaaatttgaatatcatgcaaagttcatttatttcagtaatacaacttaaaatgtgaaacgaacatatgagatagactttaCATACTAAGTGAGATATTTCgaacctttatttgttataatttggatgattatggcttacagcttatgaaaccccaaagtcacaaattACCCTTTGCTTAGGTGGTATggattcagggccgtctttaatattgattggaccctctgcaaaaatttacttgggccccctggatcccgccttcccacaccttagcaggcaatcacgccctccaccgcaacacacacacaaaaaaaacacacatctggtagagtgcagtgaatgactgtaaatacttccagtactgaagactccagcggctcaggatcagtgttctgggcagctgggctcaggctggaagtgggcaccgctctgcaggaaggagaccagggctcggctcaccctagtgttacagtgcaccccagcacaccacagtat
This portion of the Bufo gargarizans isolate SCDJY-AF-19 chromosome 1, ASM1485885v1, whole genome shotgun sequence genome encodes:
- the CDK2AP1 gene encoding cyclin-dependent kinase 2-associated protein 1 isoform X1, giving the protein MSLGMSYKPNLNAQLHGNHGAPAAVSAHSPSTSMASSAQYRQLVNDYGPPSLGYTQGTSINQAPQSKYAELLAIIEELGKEIRPTYAGSKSAMERLKRGIIHARGLVRECLAETERNARS
- the CDK2AP1 gene encoding cyclin-dependent kinase 2-associated protein 1 isoform X2 translates to MSLGMSYKPNLNAQLHGNHGAPAVSAHSPSTSMASSAQYRQLVNDYGPPSLGYTQGTSINQAPQSKYAELLAIIEELGKEIRPTYAGSKSAMERLKRGIIHARGLVRECLAETERNARS